The Pedobacter ginsengisoli region CTTTTCGTCCCGGCTCCAATTCCAGTTTCTTACCTGAAAATACAAGTTGTCGCCGTGCAAATAGCTGTTTGCCATTTCAAAAAATAAATCGCGGTTCCGCTCAAAATACTCGTATCGTTTCCCCTTATATATCGGATTCGTCCCATAATCCATAGGAAGAGAATTTGCGGCCGGAAAAAATATCTGATAGGCTAACGAAAGACCTTTTGAACTTAACTTATAAATATTGTACTGATAGTTCTTTATATAAAGAAACTCATCAGGGTTACCATAATCATAGATACTGCCGCCATGCCAGCCATCGTCGTTTTTATAATCGCCGGAACGATATGGAAAATAGGCTTCTACTTTCTTGTTATCCTTAACTAAGCTAAGGTGATAATAAGTACTATCCTTATCCTTTTTATCCAGGTAATTCTGGTCTATTACAGTACCATCACCAAATTTTTTATAATTGGCATATTTATCATCCTTATCTACAACAACCTTTTTTACCAGTTTACCTGTCAAATCAAAATAATGCAATTTCTTTCCAGATTCAATCTGGATCAGTGTTTTGCCATCTTCCGTTTTCAGGTCAAAACCATAAAAAGCCTGGGGGTCTTTTACATCAGGATCCTTTTCTATTTTACTGGCATTAACCTTAGCCACATATTTTCCGGTTTTAGTAAATATTAAAACAGCTTTAGTTTCCCAGTCAAAAACGAAATAGTTATCGTTGGTCATTTTAAGCTGACTTATAGAACCAAAAAGGCTCTCTTTAGTAGTTTCCAGTGGAATGAAATTGACTTCGTCGAAAAATTGGGATACAGTTGAACCACGTGCGCTAGAAGGATCTATACGTAGGGTAACCATTTTAGAACTGTCAATCTTACTGTCCTGGGCCATAGCATGGACATAGAAGAGAATGCAGAGTATTAAACTGCTGAGAGCGGATTTTAGCATACGGGTTTCAATTTGGTCCTTAAATATATTAATTTTCAGAACACAAACGATTTTGTATCAGATTTAAAGGCTATTTTTAACACTAATTAACATACAGGATTCCGAGCTTTTTGTTTTTGTCGGGAAAATTACAGCCTAGTTTTATTGTGTTCCAGTATGTTCAATCATACTGGAATACTTTACTTTGTGATGATATTGGCTCGTTTCCACCAATAATTGGCTGTGTAATATTTTCGAGATATTGGATACACGAAAACACATCTTGCAGTTAGAAAACAACATTACAAAATGATATGGGTAAAGTCCAACCTATTGTTATTTACTCAACAGTACAATACCTTGCAATAAATCAGAGCCAAATGGACAATCCTTTTTCAATCATAGATCATCGACTTAAAGTTATAGAGGACTTGTTGCAAAGAATCCATGGAGATGAGTCGCATTCAGAATCCAAGCATGAGACTTACTTGAGGATAGAAATGGCTGCGGAATTCTTAAGCACCACACAGAACGCCTTGAGAGTGATGGTTCATAAGGGGCAGATCAATTATATTAAAAAACAAGGAAAATTATTCTTCAGACGATCTGATTTGATTGAATGGCTAGAGTCAGGAGCCAGCGATGACAATAGCTGAATTAGGCCTAAATCTAGCAACCCACACGGTTTTTCAAAACTTGTATATCACAATTTTCGAAAAATGGTATACAAACTTATTTGTTTATCAAACATGACTAACAAAAGCGTTTGTTTATCATCAATCCAAATAACAGATAGACAAACCAAGTTGTCTATCAAAAATAAACAACAAAACCATTTGTCTATCAAAAAACAACACAAACAGACAAACAAAGAACTTTGTATTACATTTTTTACTTACATTTGATCAACTAATACATGAATCTTTACTATGAATTTAAATTTTGACACCGCAACAAAGTATCACTATGATCAATTTCCTCCTGAAAACTTGGATTATGGGAAATTTATCAATGAGCTTGTAAAAGCTACTGATGCTATAGCCAGGTACGATCAAATGTTAAAGAATTTACACAATAGTGAGATCTTATTAAGTCCTCTAAGAAATCAAGAAGCTGTAATTTCATCTAGGATGGAAGGTACTGTAAGTACTATGGATGAAATATTACAATTTGAAGCAGAAGAGGAAGGTGAAGAACCTAATCTTAACAACTATCGTTCAGATGTATTTGAGACTATATTATATCAAAGAGCGTTAAAAAATGCACAAAAGGGCATGAAAGATGGGTATGAATTATCAACAAGCTTTATAAAACAAGTACATCAACAACTGCTCTATTTTGGAAGAGGGGCCAATAAATCTCCAGGGGCATTCAAATCGGAGCAAAACTACTTAGCAGATAGACTAAAAAAAAACATATTATTTATTCCAATAAGTCCAGAAAAACTATCTGACGGATTGGATACTTTATTTAGTTATTTAAAAAATAGCAATCATCCAATCTTAGTAAAAACTGCTTTAATGCATTTAGAATTTGAAGCATTACATCCCTTTCAGGATGGGAATGGAAGAATTGGGAGAATGTTAATTACTTTATATTTATGGTCTACAGGGGTCATATCCGAACCCCATTTCTACATAAGTGGATATTTTGAAGAAAATAAGGACCAATACATAGATACTATGAGAAATGTATCAGAAAGTGGGGATTGGAGTGAGTGGTGTGCCTTCTTTTTAAAGGCAGTTGAAAATCAATCGATTAAAAACCTAGAAGTGGCCGAAAGTATTCAAGGCCTTTATGAAGAAATGAAAGGGATTTTCTCAGAAATACTCTCATCAAAATGGAGTGTAAATGCTTTAGATTACATATTTACAAATCCAGTTTTCAGGAATAGTAAATTTACTTCTAACAGCGGAATACCGGCTCCAACGGCTGCCAAATTTACGAGAAAACTACTAGACAGGGGACTAATTATCACTAAACAAGAGGCATCAGGGAGACGCCCAGCATTATATTCTTTTGAACCATTAATGAAACTTGTAAGAATTTAATCAATGCTAAATCTGTAATACGGAAAGATACACCTACAGGAAATTTACCGCAGCATGAATCGCACTTTTGAATTTAGCTAAACTAATGCGTAATTTTGTAGCAGAAAAACAGCGAGTTTCATCAAAGGTGTGCAATTAGTGTGCAAACAAAAAACACACGCTTAGTAAACTACTGTAAATCATACACTTAAATAAAACAATATGTCATCAGTAGAGACAACTTACGTTCCTTACAAAGTTAAGGACATTTCACTGGCAGAATGGGGCCGCAAAGAAATTGAACTGGCAGAAGCAGAAATGCCAGGTTTAATGTCATTACGCGAAGAATTTGGTCCTTCTCAACCATTAAAAGGCGCACGCATTGCAGGCTGCCTTCACATGACCATCCAAACTGCAGTTTTAATTGAAACATTAGTTGCATTAGGTGCTGAAGTTACCTGGTCATCTTGTAATATATTTTCAACTCAGGATCATGCTGCTGCTGCTATTGCTGCTGCTGGCATTCAGGTGTATGCCTGGAAAGGTTTAGACGAGGCTAGCTTTGACTGGTGCATCGAGCAAACTTTACATTTCGGTCCTGAGCGCCAACCACTAAATATGATCTTAGATGATGGTGGCGATTTAACCAATATGGTTTTCGATAAATTCCCTGAACTTATTGCTAACATCAAAGGTTTATCTGAAGAAACTACTACCGGAGTTCACCGCTTATATGAGCGTATGAAAAACGGAACATTGCACTTACCTGCAATTAACGTAAACGATTCAGTTACCAAATCTAAATTTGATAACAAATATGGTTGTCGTGAATCATTAGTAGATGCGATCCGTCGTGCTACTGATATCATGTTAGCTGGTAAAGTAGCTGTTGTTGCTGGTTACGGTGATGTTGGTAAAGGTTCTGCTGAATCTTTAAGCTCGCAAGGTGTACGTGTAATCGTTTCTGAAATTGACCCGATCTGTGCTTTACAAGCGGCAATGGAAGGTTATGAAGTTAAGAAATTCGCTACCGCTGTTAAAGAAGCTGATATTATTGTTACTACAACAGGTAACTGTGATATTGTTCGTGCTGAACATTTCAAAGTGATGAAAGACAAAGCTATCGTTTGTAACATTGGTCACTTCGACAATGAAATTGATGTTGCATGGTTAAACAAAAACTATGGCGATACTAAAGTGGAGATCAAACCTCAGGTTGACAAATATACTATCGACGGAAAAGACATCATCCTATTGGCAGAAGGTCGTTTGGTAAACTTAGGCTGTGCAACTGGCCACCCAAGTTTTGTAATGTCTAATTCATTTACTAACCAGACTTTGGCTCAATTAGAATTGTGGACCAATACTGATCAGTATGAGAACAAAGTTTATGTGCTTCCTAAGCATTTAGATGAAAAAGTAGCTCGTTTACACCTGGCTAAAATTGGTGTTGAACTTGATGTTTTAGATGCTCATCAGGCAGAATATATTGGTGTTCCGGTTGAAGGTCCATTTAAACCTGATACTTACAGATACTAATCAACAGATTATACAAAAAAGAGGGAAATCGCATAAGCAATTTCCCTCTTTTTTGTATGCAGATACACGGATTATTTCTGTTGAAACTCATCTTCAACACTTTCCCTTAAATCGTACATCATCCATTGCCTACCATTAATGTCTTGCTGCTTATTCTTAAGTAGCCTGATAAAATCCTGAACTCCTACCGGTTCGTTTCCATTTCCATGAATTAAAACTATGCTTCCGGCATTGGCTGGCTGACCTTTTGCAAGCCATGCATCACTGCCAACAGGAATAATTCCATAAGAAAGTACGCGCTGTACAACTTCAGTGTCTGACACAAGCCCCGGAAAACGAAAGAAAGCAGATGGCAACAACCCATGCTGTAACATGGCCAATTCTGTTCCCAGTATTTCAAAATCCATATCTGTTCCAGGCTCCAGCAGGAAGTTAGTTTTAAGCGGCGCTTTCGAACTCACATGGTGATTATAGGAATGATTTATCCATGTAACCTCAATATCATTTGATTTCTCTAGCTCCTTAAGCCAATTTAGATCATTAGAATGTGTAAGCATCCATCGACCGGTAATTGAAATTGCGATCGGAACCGGTTTCTCCGTTTTCTGAAATTCTGAAATGAGTGAAGTAAAGATCATCCTATCCAAAGCTTTATGTGAAGGGCACAGATCAATTGTTAAGGTTATTCCCTTTTCCTTTTGAAAACCATGTATAATTCCTGCATCCTGTAAGTTCCCGGATAATTGCTTTGCAGAAGATATTGCCTGAGCATACGGGGTATTACTCAAATAGCTAAGTGCTTGCTCAAATCCCATTTCTTTAACAGTAAGCCTTGCTGCAGGAACTATTGATGTTGTTAGTTCACGCGGGTTTACTGCTAAATATGAATTAGTACCCGAGGTTTTGAACTTTCGAAGTATCAGTAATTCTTTATTGTGGTACTTAGCAATTGCGAAATATTTGTTATAACCCTCAATGTTAACCTGGGCTGAACAAGGAATAGCCAACACCATTAAGAGGCAAAAAAGTCTTACTACGTTTCGCATACCTAAGCTTTAGCCTGAACAGTACTTGCATTTCCATCTCTTATGGCCTGGTAATGAGGCGACATAATTTCAACTCCTGCCGCGTCAAATGCTTCATGGATATTCTTATGCAGTTCTGAATAGATTACAGCCATAATACGTGGGTCGCTTATATAAGCATTCAACTGATAAGACACGTACCAGTCATCGAGACTTGTTTGCAATACAAAAGGAGTTCTATCCTTAATAACACCTTCGGTTGCCAATGCGGAATTAATTAGCAGCTCATGAATTTTTGTCCATGGAATATCGTAACCCAGGGTAAGGGTACTATGAATAATCAGTCCTTCGTTAGCGGCCATGCTGCTATAATTAACCGTATTTCCGTTTAAAATAGCACTGTTAGGAATAGTAATAATCTCGTTTTTGATCGTTTTGACACGAGTAACCAATAATGATTTTTCCAGAACAGCCCCGGTTGTATCCCCAATTTTCACTACATCCCCTATCTTAAAAGGTCGCATGTACGTAATTACCATACCTGCCACACCATTACTAATTGCCGATGAAGACCCAAAAGAAATAAGAATCCCTAGGAATACAGACACTCCCTTAAAGATTGCCAGATCAGATCCAGGAATGTAAGGCCATATCATTACCAATGTAAAAGCATTCAGTAAAATCTTAACAATATTAAATGTAGGTTTTGCCCAATCCGGATAGAAACCGTTAATTTTTAACCTTTCGTTTTCAATCTCATCGGCTAAAAATTTAATGGCCCTTTTTACGTAATGGAATACACCAACAATTACTGCAATAGTAATCAGGTTAGGGAAAAAGTCAATTAAAGCGCTAAATATGTTTTTTAATGGATTTAATACAAAACTAATTAGGCTATCGCTCCAGGATTTTGTCCATGGGAAGAGCCTGAAGATTACCGGAAGCGTAAGGTAAACCAGTAAAAGGATTACAAAGATTTTAATCAGGTTCAGGAATTTACTGATTAATGTAAGCTCCCTTTTTCTGTCGATCAGTTCATAATCCTTAATCTTAATATGCCCAATTCTTTTATGCAATTTGAAACTGAGCCAACTGTTAAATTTATTAGAGTACTTATTGAAAAAATATATACATACACCCAATACAAGAATAATTAGCAGTCCCAACCCAGCCCGCTTTAAAAGCTCTGATAAATTGGTTTCCTTTCTGTAACTGTTAATGTTATTTATAATGATTTCCTGATAAGCTTTAGCCATAACTTCGCGACTCATATTCACGGAATCAGCATCGGCTTTTGACAAGCTTAATAAAATATCACCTTTATAGGCAATAGCCACAAGAGTAGAATCATCAACCGTAACTAAAGAATCGGGCACGAAAAGAAGATCCTCAGATAAGGCTTCGACCTTGGTTGAGATTCTTTGCGCCCTTTCGGATGCAGACAATGAACCGAGTTTATTTTTTACATGAAAGAGTGTATCCGAATGTGCAATTACAGGGTAGCCTTTAAATGCAACAGTATCTTTCTGGGCATAAGCAATATGCTGAATAAAACACAACGCTATAAATGAGATCAACAGTTTTAATGACATATATCGAGTATTATAACTGATAGCAAAATACAGAAATTTTTTACCTTTACTTGCATATTTATATTTTGGGCTAACATGACAAAACTTTCAGTAAACATCAATAAAATAGCAACACTTCGTAATAGTCGTGGAGGAAACAATCCGGATCTTATTAAAGTAGCTTTGGATTGCGAACGCTTCGGATCGGAAGGGATTACAGTACATCCAAGACCTGATGAAAGACACATCAGATATCAGGATGTTTTTGATTTGAAAGCAAGAATAGCTACAGAATTTAACATTGAGGGTAACTGCCGGGAACAAAAATTTGTTGATCTGGTTTTAGCTAACAAACCTGCTCAGGTAACGTTGGTACCTGATGCCGAAGGTCAAATTACGTCTAACCATGGATGGGATACGATAAAACATAAGGATTACTTGAAAGAAATGGTTTCTATATTTAAATCGGCAGGAATCAGGGTATCAATTTTTGTTGATCCTGTGGTAGAAATGGTTGAGGCAGCGGCAGAAAGCGGAACTGACAGGATTGAACTTTACACTGAAGCTTATGCCCACAATTACTATGATAACCGGGAAAAGGCTATCCTGCCCTATATTGCAGCAGCACACAAGGCTCATGAGGTTGGGCTAGGCATAAACGCTGGTCATGATTTAGATTTACATAACCTAAAATATTTTGCCGAAAGTATCCCCGGATTACTGGAAGTTAGTATTGGCCATGCACTAATAAGTGATGCACTTTATTTAGGACTGGAAAACACCATTCAATTATACCTGAAGCAATTGAAACATTAACCTAAAATGCTCGCACTATGAAAAATTTCAAATTATTAACTATTGCTATTTCACTATTATTATTTATTTCATCGTGTAAAAGTGGTGGCAATTTAGATGAGGGTACTGCCGAAGATGTAATATCGGCGCATCTTAAAGCAAACCCTGAATATGAGAGCACTAAAATAAATATTGGAGAAATTAAATTCAGGAGCAAAAAGGACAAACTGGAGTTACAAAAATATAAGGCGCTTGAGGAAAAGGGACTTGTTGATATGGAGCTTCAAAATCAAAAAAAGAAATTCTTGTCTAAAGACAGCGTATATTTCTATTTAATTATCCTAACAGACAAAGCAAAGCCTTACATTCTTAAACATGATGCCCATAATGCAACTGTAAGGGCTATTAATTATGTGCTTGATGAGGAGAAGCCAATTACGCTTATAAAAGGCGACTCAAAAATAGCTCGGGTTACCGTTTCACTGAAGAAAGAACTGACTGATTTCTCGATATTTTTTAAAGACAAAAACGTTGGCAGCAACTTCATTACTAAAACTTATAAGTTAAAGCTTAAGAAAGAAGTTGGCTGGATATTAGTTGGTGGTTAAAAGGCTATTTTTTTATTACCTTTGCGCAACTTTTTATTCAAAGAATACATGAGCTTAAACATTCATTACCAAGAAGACTTTAAAGACCGCCACATTGCGCCTAATATTGATGACACAAACGCAATGCTAACCACGCTTGGCGTGGGCTCTATTGACGAATTAATAGAACAAACTGTTCCGCAAAAAATCAGGTTAAAACAACCTTTAAATTTGCCAAAAGCAAAATCTGAAACAGATTACCTAAACAGCTTAAGACAAACGGCTTCTTTAAACAAAGTTTTTAAATCATATATCGGTCAGGGATATTATGACACCTTAACTCCTGGTGTAATTTTACGTAATGTAATGGAAAACCCGGGATGGTATACGCAATATACTCCTTATCAGGCTGAAATTGCTCAGGGCCGTTTACAGGCTTTGTTAAATTTCCAGACTATGGTTATTGACTTAACTGGTATGGAAATAGCAAATGCATCGCTTCTTGATGAAGGTACTGCAGCTGCCGAAGCCATGTTTATGCAATATAGCCTTCGCAAA contains the following coding sequences:
- a CDS encoding 6-bladed beta-propeller — encoded protein: MLKSALSSLILCILFYVHAMAQDSKIDSSKMVTLRIDPSSARGSTVSQFFDEVNFIPLETTKESLFGSISQLKMTNDNYFVFDWETKAVLIFTKTGKYVAKVNASKIEKDPDVKDPQAFYGFDLKTEDGKTLIQIESGKKLHYFDLTGKLVKKVVVDKDDKYANYKKFGDGTVIDQNYLDKKDKDSTYYHLSLVKDNKKVEAYFPYRSGDYKNDDGWHGGSIYDYGNPDEFLYIKNYQYNIYKLSSKGLSLAYQIFFPAANSLPMDYGTNPIYKGKRYEYFERNRDLFFEMANSYLHGDNLYFQVRNWNWSRDEKKAFIYNLKSTELTSLADIEPDSSSQFLPITDLTSQYDFTNHGFHVVTPDYFYTSYSSLTMFTFKEQNDEKNRKYNAALTEYFKTQNRKSNPVIIQLKPKKN
- a CDS encoding helix-turn-helix domain-containing protein is translated as MDNPFSIIDHRLKVIEDLLQRIHGDESHSESKHETYLRIEMAAEFLSTTQNALRVMVHKGQINYIKKQGKLFFRRSDLIEWLESGASDDNS
- a CDS encoding Fic family protein — its product is MNLNFDTATKYHYDQFPPENLDYGKFINELVKATDAIARYDQMLKNLHNSEILLSPLRNQEAVISSRMEGTVSTMDEILQFEAEEEGEEPNLNNYRSDVFETILYQRALKNAQKGMKDGYELSTSFIKQVHQQLLYFGRGANKSPGAFKSEQNYLADRLKKNILFIPISPEKLSDGLDTLFSYLKNSNHPILVKTALMHLEFEALHPFQDGNGRIGRMLITLYLWSTGVISEPHFYISGYFEENKDQYIDTMRNVSESGDWSEWCAFFLKAVENQSIKNLEVAESIQGLYEEMKGIFSEILSSKWSVNALDYIFTNPVFRNSKFTSNSGIPAPTAAKFTRKLLDRGLIITKQEASGRRPALYSFEPLMKLVRI
- the ahcY gene encoding adenosylhomocysteinase, translated to MSSVETTYVPYKVKDISLAEWGRKEIELAEAEMPGLMSLREEFGPSQPLKGARIAGCLHMTIQTAVLIETLVALGAEVTWSSCNIFSTQDHAAAAIAAAGIQVYAWKGLDEASFDWCIEQTLHFGPERQPLNMILDDGGDLTNMVFDKFPELIANIKGLSEETTTGVHRLYERMKNGTLHLPAINVNDSVTKSKFDNKYGCRESLVDAIRRATDIMLAGKVAVVAGYGDVGKGSAESLSSQGVRVIVSEIDPICALQAAMEGYEVKKFATAVKEADIIVTTTGNCDIVRAEHFKVMKDKAIVCNIGHFDNEIDVAWLNKNYGDTKVEIKPQVDKYTIDGKDIILLAEGRLVNLGCATGHPSFVMSNSFTNQTLAQLELWTNTDQYENKVYVLPKHLDEKVARLHLAKIGVELDVLDAHQAEYIGVPVEGPFKPDTYRY
- a CDS encoding polysaccharide deacetylase family protein → MRNVVRLFCLLMVLAIPCSAQVNIEGYNKYFAIAKYHNKELLILRKFKTSGTNSYLAVNPRELTTSIVPAARLTVKEMGFEQALSYLSNTPYAQAISSAKQLSGNLQDAGIIHGFQKEKGITLTIDLCPSHKALDRMIFTSLISEFQKTEKPVPIAISITGRWMLTHSNDLNWLKELEKSNDIEVTWINHSYNHHVSSKAPLKTNFLLEPGTDMDFEILGTELAMLQHGLLPSAFFRFPGLVSDTEVVQRVLSYGIIPVGSDAWLAKGQPANAGSIVLIHGNGNEPVGVQDFIRLLKNKQQDINGRQWMMYDLRESVEDEFQQK
- a CDS encoding mechanosensitive ion channel family protein, producing MSLKLLISFIALCFIQHIAYAQKDTVAFKGYPVIAHSDTLFHVKNKLGSLSASERAQRISTKVEALSEDLLFVPDSLVTVDDSTLVAIAYKGDILLSLSKADADSVNMSREVMAKAYQEIIINNINSYRKETNLSELLKRAGLGLLIILVLGVCIYFFNKYSNKFNSWLSFKLHKRIGHIKIKDYELIDRKRELTLISKFLNLIKIFVILLLVYLTLPVIFRLFPWTKSWSDSLISFVLNPLKNIFSALIDFFPNLITIAVIVGVFHYVKRAIKFLADEIENERLKINGFYPDWAKPTFNIVKILLNAFTLVMIWPYIPGSDLAIFKGVSVFLGILISFGSSSAISNGVAGMVITYMRPFKIGDVVKIGDTTGAVLEKSLLVTRVKTIKNEIITIPNSAILNGNTVNYSSMAANEGLIIHSTLTLGYDIPWTKIHELLINSALATEGVIKDRTPFVLQTSLDDWYVSYQLNAYISDPRIMAVIYSELHKNIHEAFDAAGVEIMSPHYQAIRDGNASTVQAKA
- a CDS encoding pyridoxine 5'-phosphate synthase is translated as MTKLSVNINKIATLRNSRGGNNPDLIKVALDCERFGSEGITVHPRPDERHIRYQDVFDLKARIATEFNIEGNCREQKFVDLVLANKPAQVTLVPDAEGQITSNHGWDTIKHKDYLKEMVSIFKSAGIRVSIFVDPVVEMVEAAAESGTDRIELYTEAYAHNYYDNREKAILPYIAAAHKAHEVGLGINAGHDLDLHNLKYFAESIPGLLEVSIGHALISDALYLGLENTIQLYLKQLKH